A section of the Leptospira kobayashii genome encodes:
- the serA gene encoding phosphoglycerate dehydrogenase — MISYPKGKIKVLLLENIHKDAYELFKKDGFDVTLEKDALDEDDLAKRIGEIHILGIRSKTNVTPKVLANARRLLSIGCFCIGTNQVDLEGAEKIAVPVFNAPYSNTRSVAELVIAEIIMLARKATDQSRDVHLGKWNKIAKGCFEVRGKTLGIVGYGHIGSQVSVLAESMGMKVIFFDVIAKLPLGNASPVATYEELLQQSDFITFHVPETEETENLFNKAHLAHIKPNSYLLNLSRGKVVNIEALAEGLKSGRIAGAGIDVYPEEPKSNDDPFKSPLQGLNNVILTPHVGGSTEEAQKNIGTEVAQKLLKFINNGSTTFSVNFPNIELGNLKPGFHRILNIHKNQPGFLRDINSIISEMGGNILSQHLSTSTNIGYLSMEIDRNLGDELKNKIKAHQHSIRTRILYLD; from the coding sequence ATGATATCTTATCCCAAGGGAAAAATAAAAGTCCTTTTACTCGAAAATATTCATAAAGATGCCTACGAACTCTTTAAAAAAGACGGGTTCGATGTTACATTGGAAAAAGACGCTTTGGACGAAGACGATTTGGCGAAACGTATCGGCGAGATCCACATTCTCGGAATTCGCAGCAAAACTAACGTTACACCTAAAGTTTTGGCGAATGCACGCCGCCTTCTCAGCATCGGTTGTTTCTGCATCGGAACAAACCAGGTCGATTTGGAAGGTGCTGAAAAAATAGCAGTGCCTGTATTCAATGCACCTTATAGCAACACAAGATCCGTCGCAGAACTAGTGATAGCCGAAATTATCATGCTTGCACGAAAGGCTACCGATCAATCGAGAGACGTTCATTTGGGAAAATGGAATAAAATCGCAAAAGGTTGTTTTGAAGTCAGAGGAAAAACTTTAGGTATCGTAGGTTACGGCCATATAGGATCCCAAGTTTCCGTACTAGCGGAATCCATGGGTATGAAAGTGATTTTCTTCGATGTTATCGCCAAACTTCCATTAGGAAACGCAAGCCCCGTAGCAACCTACGAAGAATTATTGCAACAATCCGATTTCATCACCTTTCATGTGCCGGAAACGGAAGAAACGGAAAATCTTTTCAACAAAGCACACCTGGCTCATATCAAACCGAACTCTTACCTACTCAACCTTTCCCGGGGAAAAGTAGTCAATATCGAAGCATTGGCGGAAGGTTTAAAATCAGGAAGGATCGCAGGCGCGGGAATCGACGTATATCCGGAAGAACCTAAATCCAATGATGATCCTTTCAAAAGTCCTTTGCAAGGTTTGAATAATGTGATCTTAACTCCTCACGTAGGAGGCTCTACGGAAGAAGCGCAAAAAAATATAGGGACGGAAGTGGCTCAAAAGTTGCTTAAATTCATCAATAACGGTTCCACCACTTTCTCGGTAAATTTTCCCAATATCGAACTTGGAAATTTAAAACCGGGATTTCATCGAATTCTGAACATTCATAAAAACCAACCGGGTTTCCTAAGGGACATCAACTCCATCATTTCGGAAATGGGAGGAAATATCCTGAGTCAACACCTCAGCACTTCCACTAACATAGGTTATTTATCCATGGAGATAGATCGGAATTTGGGAGATGAATTGAAAAACAAAATCAAAGCGCACCAACATTCCATACGAACAAGGATTCTCTATTTGGATTAG
- a CDS encoding hydroxyacylglutathione hydrolase produces MLSVLQLYSASPLRNFSYLIYSDRNGEAVCIDPYDAKQIITALKKHGLKLKSILNTHEHPDHVHGNLELKEETKANVFGHPDARGKIPGMDETLKESGVYFENEGDSLVAWETPGHTDCHFCFAIQSRTRIHSVFSGDMIFNAGVGNCTRGGNPSRMYHTVKNRFYSIPDEVLLYPGHDYWENNLGFSESIEPKNNNITKVRSMMQTKRKDVEFLISDFGMERKINPFFRLKENSILNSAKLSPAETLSEEELFIKLRKLRDSW; encoded by the coding sequence ATGCTGTCTGTTCTACAGCTATATTCCGCTTCTCCTTTACGGAATTTTTCGTATCTGATTTATTCGGATCGTAACGGAGAAGCGGTTTGCATTGATCCCTACGATGCAAAACAAATCATCACCGCTTTAAAAAAACACGGACTGAAACTCAAATCCATTCTGAATACGCATGAACATCCCGATCATGTTCATGGGAACCTGGAACTCAAGGAAGAAACAAAGGCAAACGTCTTCGGCCATCCCGATGCCCGAGGCAAAATTCCGGGCATGGACGAAACACTGAAAGAATCGGGAGTTTATTTTGAAAACGAAGGGGACTCACTCGTTGCTTGGGAAACACCGGGACATACCGATTGCCATTTTTGTTTTGCAATACAATCCCGAACACGCATCCATTCCGTATTCAGCGGAGATATGATTTTCAATGCAGGTGTGGGAAATTGCACAAGAGGTGGAAATCCTTCCCGAATGTATCATACTGTTAAAAATAGATTTTATTCCATCCCCGATGAAGTACTACTTTATCCCGGACATGATTACTGGGAGAACAACTTGGGTTTTTCCGAATCCATAGAACCGAAAAACAATAACATAACGAAAGTTCGTTCCATGATGCAAACAAAGAGAAAAGATGTCGAATTTTTAATTTCCGATTTCGGAATGGAAAGAAAAATCAATCCATTCTTCCGGTTGAAGGAAAACTCTATTCTTAATTCAGCGAAACTCTCTCCGGCCGAAACTCTTTCCGAAGAGGAACTTTTTATCAAACTGCGCAAACTCAGAGACTCTTGGTAG
- a CDS encoding MAPEG family protein, giving the protein MTIPYVCILFSLLLIYINKIPVSLAMAKEEGGADNHYPRDQQARLTGIGKRALAAHQNSIEAFPIFAIGVFVSSINHANQSLMTYISVAFVLARIAYSVFYLTDLARFRSIVWTFGLILSVSLYLLPFYS; this is encoded by the coding sequence ATGACCATTCCGTATGTATGTATTCTATTTTCTCTTTTGCTTATCTATATAAATAAGATCCCAGTCAGTTTGGCCATGGCAAAAGAAGAAGGTGGGGCCGACAATCATTACCCGAGAGACCAACAAGCCCGCCTAACAGGAATCGGTAAACGAGCCTTAGCTGCCCATCAGAATTCTATCGAAGCGTTCCCTATATTTGCGATAGGAGTTTTCGTTTCCAGCATCAATCATGCAAACCAATCCTTAATGACTTACATCTCCGTTGCATTCGTTCTGGCAAGGATCGCATACTCGGTCTTTTATCTGACAGATCTGGCCCGGTTCCGATCTATAGTCTGGACCTTCGGACTTATTTTATCCGTATCCCTTTACCTTCTTCCCTTTTATTCTTAG